One Bythopirellula goksoeyrii genomic window, GTGGCGACGACTTGAAACTCGTAAATGTGCATGGCCCTTTCGATTTTGTAAAGCAGCACAAATTGCCAGTAATGATCGTTGCTCCACAAACGCCCATCGGAGTGAACTGGGACATCGACATGCTTTCCGCATTTGTCGATCATGTGCTCGAAGAGTTGCCTGTCGATCGTGGGCAAGTCTATTTGACGGGACTCAGCTTGGGTGGCTTTGGCACCTGGGAACTGGCGGCCCGCCGGCCCGAAGTGTTCGCCGCGATAGCGCCGATCTGCGGAGGTGGCAAGCCAGTTCAGGCCGAGTTAATTCAGGAGATTCCCCTGTGGGCCTTTCATGGCGCAAAAGATCCAGTGGTACCCCTCAAGAGTACCACCGATATGATCAACGCTCTCTACAACCTGGGCAGCGCTCCTCGCCTAACTGTTTATCCCGATGCGGGCCATGACAGCTGGACCGAGACCTACAACAATCTCATGCTTTACGATTGGTTGTTGAGCCAGAAGAAGGAGAAATGAAGGCAGAGGTTTCACAGCGGATTCTCCTCGTTGCAACAAGAGTCATCTACCGGGGAGAGACCGGAATTTGCTACACTGGGGGATGAACCCACCGCCACATGAATTCGCAGGAACCTTCATGCCCACCGATCCCTCCCCCACCGCAGAAAAGCCCGCCTCGCGGAACTTTATTGAGCAGATTATCGACGCCGACCTCGCTGATAACAAGAACGTCGAGGTCCATACGCGGTTTCCCCCTGAGCCAAACGGCTATTTGCATATTGGTCACGCTAAAAGCATCTGCTTGAATTTTGGCCTGGCCCAGGAATACAACGGAAAATTCAATCTGCGATTCGACGACACGAATCCTGCAAAGGAGGAGCAAGAGTACGTCGATTCCATACTCGACGACGTCCGCTGGCTGGGTGCCAATTGGGAGGATCGGCTGTTCTTTGCATCGGATTATTTTGATCAACTCCACGACTGGGCAGTGGAACTGATCAAAGCCGGTAAGGCATACGTATGCGACCTGACAGCCGACCAGATGCGTGATTATCGTGGCACGCTCACTGAGCCTGGCAAAAACAGCCCTTTTCGAGACCGTACCGTCGAGGAGAATCTCGAACTCTTTGCGAAGATGAAGGCTGGAGAGTTTGCCGATGGCACGCACACTCTGCGGGCAAAGATCGACATGGCCGCGCCGAATATCAACCTACGCGATCCGGTGATGTACCGTATCAAACACGCACATCATCATCGCACCGGAGACACGTGGTGCATTTATCCGTCCTACGACTACACCCATGGTCAAAGCGACTCGATCGAGGGGATCACTTACTCAATCTGCACACTAGAGTTTGAAAACCATCGTCCGTTATACGATTGGTTTTGCGAATCACTTGCAATTCACCACCCCCGACAGATCGAGTTTGCTCGGCTCAATCTGACGTACACCGTCATGAGCAAGCGAAAGCTGCTGCAGCTGGTCAACGAAGGACACGTATCGGGCTGGGACGACCCGCGAATGCCAACGATTCGGGGTCTGCGCCGCCGGGGCTACACTCCCGAAGCAATCCAGGCATTCTGTGAGCGAATCGGCGTCGCCAAATTTAATAGCACCATCGACATGGCTTGGCTGGAAGACGCCATCCGCGAGGACCTCAACGAAAAGGCACTGCGAGCTCTGGCGGTACTCAATCCGATCAAGGTAATACTCACAAACATCGAACCAGGCTCGTCAATCGACGTCGAGGCCCCAAATCACCCTCAAAACCCCGAGGCCGGAATGCGTAAGGTGCCGCTGATGCGAGAGATTCTGATTGAAGCCGAGGACTTCATGGAAGACGCCCCTAAGAAGTTCTTCCGACTTCGACCAGGAGGCGAGGTGCGACTAAGATGTGCGGGCATCATCAGATGCGACGAGGTCATCAAAGACGACGCTGGCAATGTGACTGAACTTCGCTGCACGTTCGACCCTGATCACTCACGCAAGGTCAAAGGAACCATCCATTGGGTTTCAGCCGAGCGAGCACTTAGCGCCGAGGTTCGCTTGTATGACCACTTGTGTGCAGTAGAAAATCCGGAAAACGTATCAGAGGGCCAAACATTTCTCGACAACCTCAATCCCAACTCGCTGCAAACAATCACGGCATTCGTGGAGCCCTCACTGAATGAGGCAATGCCTGGCACCCATATTCAATTCGAGCGATTGGGGTATTTCTTCGTGGACCCGGTAGACTCCGCTCCAGAGAAGCCCGTCTTCAACCGCACTGCAACACTGCGCGATAGTTGGGCGAAGATGAAGTAACTGCATCTGGCGAGCCCGCTTCAGCGGGCGGGACGGCTAGGGCGGGAACACATGATTCCAATTCGCCCTGATTTTGCTACAATCCATGCCAAGTCCAAGCGAATCAGCATAATATCGCGAAGCCAGATCGAAGGAATTCGCGGGTATCACCGCTTCGAGCATTGGCAAATCGACAATTAGGTGTACTTCACCGTCTTCCTCGTTAGAAGACACATCAGGAGGTTTTATGTTCCACACGAATCGAACACACACTCATTTTCTTTGCTGGTTTCTCACGGGGTTGATGCTGTTCACTCCGGGTTCCTCTCTGATTGCTCAGGAGGCAGATGAACGTACCACGCTCCTTGCCGATCCAGCGGCTGTGCCAGTGCCGGATGTTGTCGACACTCCCTTGGACGTGACCTACTTGTTGCCGCAAGCTTGTCTCGTCATTTCATTGCGTCCACAGGCGATTCTCGCCTCGCCGTTTGCCAAGATGATGCCCATTGAAGTCTTGCAAGCAGCATCGCTCCACCAATCAGGGCTTGACCCTTTGCAGCTGGATCGACTGCTATTGACGGTGGAACCACCCGCCGCAGGGGCACCCAACTATGCCGTCATGGGGAGTTTCATTTCCCCCGTGGTTGGCAAACTGCATCCGCAGCTTACTCAGCACACCACACCCAACGAGCAATCTGAACAACCTCACTTGAAGAGCAATCACCCACTCATGCCGAGCATGTATTTTCCGAGTGAGACGGTGCTACTGGCTACGCCGGAGGTGACGCTTCAGAAGTTTCTTACCGGCAAATTCAAGCCCGCCGAGAGCTCACTGCACGAGCACTTAATGGCAGCTGCCAGTGATGATGTCTATCTGGCAATTGATGTCGTGCCGCTGCGGCCTCTGATCAATGGATTGTTGATGCAGAATCCCACTCCACCCAAATTTGAGTATCTCAATGTAGCTCCCGATCTGGTGAAAACGATAGAGTTGCGAATGAACCTGTCCCATCCGGGAACCAACGAACTAGTCATCGAGTCCAATAATGAGCAAGACGCGCAGGAATTGTTGGGCCTAGTCGATAAGTCTTTCGATCTGGTCCGCTCCCAGGCCACCGAAGAGATCACCCGACTCAAACAGAATAGCGATCCCGTTCAGCAAGCAATGGGACGTTATCAGGAGCGGATGATGAATGACATGAGCACGGCATTGGCACCACAGCGAGAAGGTACTCGTTTGGTGATCTTCCGCCAGTCAGGCGAGCATGGCCAGATGGGAATGCTCACGATGACGGCCGTCTCGGGTGTGTTGGTTGCGTTGCTTTTGCCCGCGGTGCAGGCGGCTAGAGAAGCGGCACGGCGAAATACTTCAATGAACAACATGAAGATGATCAACTTAGCACTTCACAATTATGCTGATCAAAATGAAATATCATTTCCAGCTCAAGCGAATTTTGACGACAATGACAAACCACTTCTGAGTTGGCGGGTACATATCCTTCCCTTTCTCGAACAGAATGAACTCTACAAACAATTTCATCTCGACGAACCGTGGGACAGTGAGCACAACAAGGCTCTAATCGCCAAGATGCCAGCCGTTTTTGCCGAACCAAGTTCTAGCTTTGCTCAGACAGAGGGTCGCACCAACTATCTCGGTGTACAAGGAGACGGCATGTTCTTTGACGGATCAAAGGAAGGAAAGAGATTCATGGACCTACGAGACGGCACAGCAGCTACAATCATGATGGTACAAGTCAACGACGAGAGTGCTGTTCCCTGGACAAAACCTGAGGATTGGGAATTTGACGAAAAAAAACCACTCAAGGGGTTGATTCCTCCGCTACATGCTGGTGTTTTCTTAGCGAGTTTTGCTGATGCCCACGTCAAATCTATCAGCAAAGACATTGATCCTGGTGTTTTCAAGAAGCTCTTGACGGTTGATGGTGGGGAAGTGGTTGAGATTCCTTGACGACTCGGCGTTGGGGGTTGTCACCAGGCAGCTCTACTGCACATAATCCTCGGTTCAATTTCCATCAAAGCGAGCCGGCTCGTCCCCGAGCCTGTAGGAATTCGGGGTCGAGGACGACCCGGCTCGCCACGTTGTTTACTCCGGGCGCTTACGCTTCCGGCTCGCCTTTCGTTAACCCCATTGAAGAACCATGCCACTTGTTGTTGTCGGGTCCGTTGCCATTGATCACGTCGAAACTCCCACGGAACGTAGGGATAACATGCTCGGGGGGTCAGCGACTCATTTCTCCTATGCCGCAAGTTTCTTCACCAGCGTGCGGCTCGTAGGGGTCGTTGGCGAAGACTGGCCTGCGGAACATACGGCTGTGCTGGATGAGCAGGGGATTGATACTTCGGGATTACAGCAGGTTCCAGGTGGCAAGACCTTTACCTGGACGGGTCGCTACCACGACAACATGAACGACCGCGACACACTCGACGTGCAGCTGAACGTGTTCGGCGAGTTCGATCCCGTGCTGCCTGAAAGCTATCGCAGGGCAAAGTATGTGTTTCTCGCCAACGGCGTGCCTGCCGTTCAAATGAAAGTTCTCTCGCAAGTGCCAGGTCGGCGGCTGGCCGTGGCCGACACGATGGATCTCTGGATTAAGACTACCCGCAACGACCTCAATCAGCTGCTCAAGCAACTCGATGGCTTGGTACTGAACGACAGTGAGGCCAAGTTGATTGCCGAGACTGAGAATCTGGTCACGGCTGGCCACCGCGTAAGAGAAATGGGCCCCAAGTTCGTCATTATCAAGAAGGGCGAGCATGGAGCGATGTTCTTTAGCGAATATGAAACTTATGTTCTCCCCGCTTTTCCAACCGAGCAGGTCGTCGACCCCACTGGTGCGGGCGACAGCTTTGCCGGCGGCATGATGGGGTATCTAGCCGAGTGCGATAACTTTGAACCCGAGACACTCAAGATGGCGATGGCCTATGGCATTCTCGTGGCAAGCTTCAATGTGGAAGGGTTCGGTCTCGAGCGGATGCAACAGATCTCCCGCAAAGACATTGACGAGCGGATGACTGAGTACAAGAAGATGCTCAATTTCTGATTTCGATTTCATCCGTCGAATTCACGGCCCAATCAGTATCCACGGGGATCGGCATCAAGAAGGGTCGCAACCGCTCCATAGTTCGCGGTCCAATACCGTTGACGCGGTCCAACTGCTCAACACTGCGAAACGGCCCGTGCTGTAACCGGTCGCTGATAATACGCCGTGCCATCGTTTCTCCCAATCCGGGTAACTGGAGCAATTCAGGCCAATCAGCTTCGTTAACGTTCACCAAGTAGCTCGCCTGCAGCGGGTCTGCTCGATCGATATCGATTAGCCTTCCCTCGTGCCCACCTTTGTACACCCAGTAGCTTGCCATCATCACCAGCAGACTTGCCACCACGGCAAGCAGGCTTGCTTGATCGCGGGGCTTAATCCACGGCCGTGGTGTCGAATCGGTCAAAGATTTTTCTCTGCCGGGTTGCATGGCGTGCATTGAAAAGGGGATATTTGACAATGAAACATCAACGCTCTGCCCCCAGTATAACCGTTTGCCCTCTCCCAAATCGAGAACTAGCCATGAGAGAATTCCAGCAGATCGAATGGGATAGTGAGCTTCAGCACGATTGTCGGCAGATTGTGCGTCTTGCCCTCGCTGAAGACTTGAATGGCCAACAGGACTGGACCACCGTCGCCCTGGTACCTGCAGAGCGACAGGGAGCTGCCAGTATTGTAGCTCGTGATCCAGGAGTCGCAGCCGGTCTGGTAACGATCGAACTCGTTCTCTCGGAAGCAAAAGCTGAGATGGAAGTAGAGCTTCGTGTCCAAGATTCTCAAAGTTTCACCGCAGGAACAACTCTAGCGGTGTTGAGCGGCAACGTTCGTGACATACTCACTCTGGAGCGGACAATACTGAATCTCCTGGGTCGGATGATGGGCATCGCAACACTCACAAGCCGCTTTGTCCAAGAGGTCGCCGACACCAAGGCAAAGGTTTACGACACTCGAAAAACGACTCCTGGGTGGCGCCGTTTGGAGAAATACGCAGTTCATTGTGGAGGAGGTTCCAATCACCGCATGGGTCTCTACGATGCAGTACTGATCAAAGACAATCATCTGGCCCAGCGTTCAGGAAAGCCGGTTGCCACTGCCGAGGATGCCGCAGCAGCAGTCCTGGAAGCAAGTCAATTTCTTGAGTCGTCACAAAACGCGGCTCAATCGAATCTGATTGTAGAAATCGAAGTTGACAGTCTTGAACAGCTTGCCGCCGTCTTGCCAATGCATCCTGACGTCATTTTGTTGGACAACATGGATTCAAGTCAACTTCGCACGGCCGTTACGATGCGTGACGATATCGCCCCAACGGTCGAACTGGAAGCCTCCGGAGGAGTGCGCTTGGAAACCATTCGAGAGCTTGCGGAGACGGGAGTCGACAGAATCAGCTCAGGCGCTTTAACCCATTCAGCCCGCGGGCTCGACATTGGCTTAGACTGGCACCCCTAGGATGTGGGGTGGGTGGAGAGCACTAATGGGTGAGTCCGAAGACTCCGCACACAAATTCTTCGCAATCCGTACAAATTTAATTGACAGCACTGCCAGGGGTGGTTAGAATCAGGGAAGCTGCGGTAGATTTACCGCTTTTTAACACACATTTTTACTTTTTCGATTGGGTTGTGGACCTCATGAACATTCGATCGGCGACGAGTCGAGTTGACTCTTCGTTGTCCGGACAGGTGAAATTGGTAGCCTGGGTTCACAACACCATCTTTGCTTGCTGAGAAGCATTCCTGCCTAACGGTTTTTCGTTTCAGGAATCAATAGCACTCAGCTCTCCCCTGATGGGTTTGTCTCTGGGTTTCCTGCATGAGGTCATTCTGCGCATCACCAAGGCAGGATCACCAACGCTTCGGTCAGGGCACGCGGTCAATTCGGCACGCTACAGGTGCGCGAATACTTCTTGAAGACAGCTAAATAGCTGCCCGCAAGCCCCTGCATTTTTGCATCTCTCGTCAATCGAATGCTGCCAAACGTGAATAGCGTTTGGCACTTGTTCTGACAGGTCTCCTCCCTGATTTAGACCCATCACACCAGAGATCATTGCCCCTGCCGCTACGGAAGGCACGTGCGGTTGACCTTGGAGACAACTATGAAAAAGACATCAACAAATCGTTTCAGTTCGACCGCAGCACTCATTCGCTACTCGTGTGCCGCATTCGCGATACTCTTGCTAGCCGGAGCACTTGCCAACACATCACAGGCGGTTGTCATCGGCAACTACAAGTTCATGATTGGCGAAAGCGAACGCTATTTGAAAGCAATTTTGGACTTCAACCGTGGCGAGATCAATCAAGCTCAACTCGATGCGATCCACCACGAAGAGTCCTGCAAGAACCCGTCGATCCGCCTTCAGCAGCGTAATCGTCCGGCTATACTCATTCAGAACGTTTCCTCCCAGGAAAACGACCTCAGCAGTTTTGTAATCGATATGAAGCAGGCTGGTTTCGAGTTCGGACTGGGCGATGCTCCCTCCCAGGGATTCAACGGCACGCCTGTCTCTGCTTCAAATTACTCTGATGCTGGAGTGGGAGTTTCTGGTTCGCTTGACCCAACAAACATGATATTGACCCTTGACTTTACAGGCCTTACTTCGACAGCTTCGCTTCAAAACGCCGCAATTTTCCGTGTTGATCTGGATCCTTCTCCCATGATCAATACGCTCTACCCTGATTACCGCGAAGTACTTCTCGGTGCAGACGCTGGTAACGGCCCCACCGATCCCGCAACGGTTCAGGCAACTTTTGGCATGGCAGGAATGCCAGATGTCACAACAAGTGCAATCGAGTTGAACGGCCCAGATACCGTCTCAAACGCTGGCCTCTTAGAGGTCTATCATGCCCAAACACCTACGGACATGTTTGAAACAGACGGGGGAATCCCTGAGCCTGCTACAGCTTCCCTCCTGGGAATTGTCTCCCTTGCCATGCTCTGCCGAAGACGCACATTCAGCCGTAGCTGAGTGCGTCTCTGTAGTAGCCGTTGGCGGGGGGAGCAAATGGTTTGAACCGCGGGCTCCCGCCGGCGGCTATAATGTGGAAAATCCATCCGCTTAGGCGTCCCAACTTCTCTTGGCAAGCTTTGCCGAATGCGTAAATCCCCTGGATTGTACCCAATACTCGGATAATTCTGAAAAAAGTGAAAGTAACGGTAGTACGGGGTCCGATTCTCTTCTGTGTACGAATAATCGAACAGGCGGACAGCACTGGAAGGTGATCCGGTGCTCGTCAAATGCTTCCATAGCAGGCAGTGCGCCCGCAAGCGTCGTCCTGTTCGAAATTTCAAAGGGGGGATCCAAGATGAAGTTTCGTTTTAGGAGGGCTGCTGCGCTCGCAGTGAGCCTTGCACTCTTGGCGGCACAGACCGCCGACGCCGCCAATCCACGAGAGTACCAAACGGCAAGTTCTGCAGCTAATCAAGCTAGCGATTCGTGGTCAAATTACAATGAAATCGAGCAGTGCGACTATTTTGGCACGTGCAACGCTGGAAGCTGCAACACGGGTTGCTCCGGCGGAAGCGGTGGCAACCTAGGACTCGGCAATGCCCTGTGTTGCCATGATAGCCAGCTCTTTTTCTACGGTGATTACATCTACGCCCGGGCCTGCTTCAGCGAAGCCCTCGCGTACATTGTCAGTGATCCCAACGATCCTCAAGGGGGTCAGAGCATCGTCGAATACGACATGGACTATGTTTCGTCGTATCGCTTTGGTGGTGGTATCAACTTCTGCGACTGTGGTGGTGCGATCGTTTTCAACTTCGCTCGCTACCAAAGTGAAGGGGATTTTGATGTCACGGATACTTCCGCCTCGACAGGGACCACCATCTTTGGCCCCTATGAAGTAGACGCTCCCGGCGACAATGGTTCCCTGCAAGGGAATTTGGACGTCGATGTGAAGTCTTACGACCTGGGCGTAGCCAAGACGATTCCACTAGGTTGTCCGCTCGGTTGCTGTAGCAGTGGCTGCTGCGACTCGTGTTGCGGCGACACATGCTGCGATACCTGCTGCGGCGGTGGTTCCTCGTGTGGTTGTGGCAGTGGCTGTGGTTGCTGCCCATGCCCCGCTTGGGACATTACCTGGACGGCTGGCGTTCGCTTTGCTGAAGTCGATTGGGCACGCAACAATCTGGCAATCGCTAACAACGGTGATGAGATCGATAGCGCCACAACTCGACTGGACTTTAATGGTGCAGGTGCTCGAGTGGGCTTCATGGGTCGGCGATACTTTGGACGTAGCGGGTGCGTTAGCGCCTATGCCAAAGGAGATATCTCTCTGCTGGTCGGTGATATGAACATTAGCACCTACACGACAGACGATCCCGACGGTTCGGCCCCACTGACGTTGCGTTCTTATAGCAACTCGGGGTGCCGTGTTATTCCAGTCACCGAGATCGAAGCCGGTGTGAGTGCCCAGGTCACGAACAATATCCAGCTAAGCTCTGGATATTTCATCGCCGCCTGGCATGACCTTGGTATTCGTGACGAGTACGACTGGACCACTCCAGGTCTTCAGTTGAACAATTTCGACGATGCCAACATTCTAGGTTTTGATGGTTTCTTCGCTCGGGCCGTGGTGTCCTACTGAGAAGAAGCAAACTTTGTTTGATCTATCTCCGACACGCCAGCCGTTTTACGGCTGGCGTGTTTTTTTGTTCAAGATGCTCTAACTTCCCAGCGGCATCGCGGATAATGCTTGTGCCGAATGTCGAGCTATCTACACTGGCTCGGGAGTCAAAGACTGAAGAAGAGGCGCCGGAGCAATACCGCCGAGTGCGCGACGAAAAACGCGACTTTGCTGAGCGCTTGCCAGATGTCCTGAGCGACTCTGGTGCATAGAACTCTACGAAAGAGTAAGTACTAATTCTTCTTCCTAGCCGGAGGCACACCTGCCTCAGGGAATGTCCGGAGGCAGGTGTGCCTCCGGCTAAGATAGGGCATGATTATCCGCGGCGACCAGCGGGGCTGGTGAGCATCAGACGATCACGGCGAGCGCGCCGCTGGGCACGTAGACGAGCGCGACGTTTGGTTTCGCTTGGTTTCTCGTAAAACTCTCGGACGCGAATCTCTTTCTTAATCCCACTTCTTTCTACTAACTTCCGAAACCGCCGAACGGCTTCCTGAGCAGATTCTCTTTCCCGCAACGTCAACTTTACCAAGGGTATCTCCTAATCTTGTTTGGTGGATGGGCTTATTGCGAAGCCTAACCTCTTATGGGCAAACGCTTAAAGTAGCATCGACCGGCGAGCGAGTCTAGCCCACGGCCCGATGATTTGCCTACGCAGACGGCAAATTCGGCAGATTCTCTCGGATTTAACAACCTCAGCCTGCCTTGCGCGTCACAATCTGCATTTCCCTACTTACGACGCGAAGACGCAAGCGAAATGAGTCCTTCTCGGCTCCACCCAGCCCAATCCTGTTGCCGATTGCTTAGGGTGGCCTTAAATGGTAGCCGTCGGCTGGAGCTGATGGTTGAAATCCGAAAAAACCGCAGGCTTCCGCCAGCGGCTATCAACTAATGACGAACAGCTAATAGCTAACAACCTTCCATGTCTGAACTTGCCAGCAGCGAATCGCTCCGCCAACTTGACCAGCGCCATGCGGAGGTCCTCCAGGCGCTCGACTCGCTGTGCCTGGATATTGAAGAGGTCCTCCAGCAAATCTCTCCGCAACGTGAGCCTGAACTTCAGCAAGCTGCTTGAGGCTATTTCCGGCTGTCGAGGCTGCCCGACTTGCTGATCGCACGCAGTAGCCGCAGGCCCAATACTGCGCTGAGTAAGAAACCCGCCGTCCCGGGGACCGAGACGCCCCAGAGTGGCCATGCCTGGTTGGTGACCAACAGTGCCGATCCCAGGAAGAGTGCACTGGTCAACATTCCCAACACCAGCCGATTGACCGAGGGTTCTAATCCCCGGTGATCGAGATGCACATCGAACCGGCCTGCCTGCACTTGCTGCAAGATGTCGCGTAAGCGTCGGGGGACCACTTCCGCCAGTAGTTGCATCTCGTACGCCATACGCCGTGCTTTGCGGAGTTGTCGCGTGGGTGACATCCGTCTGGCAACGACCTTCTGGCGATACGGCTCTAGGACTTCCATCAAGCTAAAGCTTGGCTCGAGGCGCTTGGCGGTCCCCTCAAGCATGATCAGCACTTTCAAGAGCAGTGACATGGGCGACGGTAGCATGATGTGATACTGCAGCATGATGTCGATCATCTCGGAGAGTGCCGCTCCCAACTCAAACCGATCGAGCGACTGATTGGCATAGTGCGAAACAAAATCTGACAGATCTAGATTCAAGCTCGTCTCATCAAGCCCCGCCGGCACGGCACCCATCCGAACTACCACGGAGCCAAGGCGGTTGGCGTCTTGCTCGACGATTGCCAGCAGCATGTCTTCGATTGCTTCGCGCATCGAGTCGTCCAGACGCACGACCATGCCGAAATCCAAGAGGCCGATCTTGCCATCGGGCATCAAGAGCAGATTTCCTGGATGCGGATCGGCATGATAGATCCCATGCTGGAATATCATCTCGAGATACGCTTCGGCCCCGCTGCGAGCCACTTCAGCCAGATCGACTCCCGAAGCTCGCACCTGCTGGAGATCGGAAATTGGCACGCCTTCGAGCCATTCCATCACGAGCACCTGCTCGGTACTCATCTCGGGATACGACTTGGGTATTTTTACCTGATCGCTCTCTGCAAAGGCACGGACAAAATGATCGAGGTGTCGCCGCTCGCAGGTAAAATCCAACTCGCGACGGAGCATCCGTTGAAACTCGCTCACGATCGTGACCGGTCGATAGGGCCGCAGTTCCGGTAGCCGTTCGGCAAGTTGCGCCAATCCGGTGAGAATCTCCAAGTCGACCCGCATGCGTTGTTTGATCTGTGGATGTTGCACCTTCACCGCCACATCTTCGCCGGAGTGTAAGCGGGCTCGATGGACTTGCCCGATCGAAGCCGAGGCGACGGGTTTCTCAGAGAATTCCGCGAACAACTCGGAGAGCGACTGGCCTAGTTCCTCTTCGACGATTTCAGCAACTTCTTCGAGCGAGTCAGCAGGCACGTCGGTCTGCAGTTTTTGTAGTTCGTTGGCAAGCTCTGTGCCAACCACGTCGGGTCGGGTGCTCATGATCTGGCCGAACTTGATAAAAGAGGGGCCAAGTTCTTCCATGGCGAGCCGAATGCGGGTCTCTCGGCTCTCGGTAGCCAGCACCTGCCCGTTGCGGTTTTTCAACAGCGACTTGCCCAACGAAAAGTCAAACCTGCTCAGCCAACCTGCCAAGCCATACTTGCTGAGGATCGAAAAGATCTCGCCCCAGCGATTGACGTTGCGATAAATTTGCGGGATGGAGCTGATGCGCATGTTTTGTGTGGGCTAAGTTTCTCGATAAGAAATAGCACGCGGATGAACGCGGATTCAGCGGATCGGCGCGGATTTTAGAGAGATAAGAATTCCAATTTCCTATCAGCGAAAATCCGTACAATCTGCGTTCATCCGCGTTCTATTTCTTCTCTTCTGGATGGACCTACATAAAAGAATATATGCCAACCTGTATTGTAACACGCCACCAGGCACCCCGGCAGTGAGGCACAATCGAGCAGAATCGGCTGAAGAACGTTTTATAGTGCTGCATTTGCTCCCGGCACATTGCTCATTGGGCCTTAGTCCTTGGTCACTCTCTTACGGGTTCTGCTTGACTTTTTGGCCTCTGCGCGGTGCAATAGTAGTATTGAGACCGACTAATTCAGAGGCACCCGGTCCAGAGCGGAACACGAGTCAACATGCCGAAAACCAGCCCCTTCCACCCCGCGCCCATTTCACGCCGCGCGCTCACCCTGATCGAAATGCTCGTCGGCATGGCGATCACGCTAGTGATGATGGCCGCCGTAGTGAACCTGTTCGCCAACATCAGCACCGGCGTCAACCGTCGCC contains:
- a CDS encoding DUF1559 family PulG-like putative transporter codes for the protein MFHTNRTHTHFLCWFLTGLMLFTPGSSLIAQEADERTTLLADPAAVPVPDVVDTPLDVTYLLPQACLVISLRPQAILASPFAKMMPIEVLQAASLHQSGLDPLQLDRLLLTVEPPAAGAPNYAVMGSFISPVVGKLHPQLTQHTTPNEQSEQPHLKSNHPLMPSMYFPSETVLLATPEVTLQKFLTGKFKPAESSLHEHLMAAASDDVYLAIDVVPLRPLINGLLMQNPTPPKFEYLNVAPDLVKTIELRMNLSHPGTNELVIESNNEQDAQELLGLVDKSFDLVRSQATEEITRLKQNSDPVQQAMGRYQERMMNDMSTALAPQREGTRLVIFRQSGEHGQMGMLTMTAVSGVLVALLLPAVQAAREAARRNTSMNNMKMINLALHNYADQNEISFPAQANFDDNDKPLLSWRVHILPFLEQNELYKQFHLDEPWDSEHNKALIAKMPAVFAEPSSSFAQTEGRTNYLGVQGDGMFFDGSKEGKRFMDLRDGTAATIMMVQVNDESAVPWTKPEDWEFDEKKPLKGLIPPLHAGVFLASFADAHVKSISKDIDPGVFKKLLTVDGGEVVEIP
- a CDS encoding PfkB family carbohydrate kinase, with translation MPLVVVGSVAIDHVETPTERRDNMLGGSATHFSYAASFFTSVRLVGVVGEDWPAEHTAVLDEQGIDTSGLQQVPGGKTFTWTGRYHDNMNDRDTLDVQLNVFGEFDPVLPESYRRAKYVFLANGVPAVQMKVLSQVPGRRLAVADTMDLWIKTTRNDLNQLLKQLDGLVLNDSEAKLIAETENLVTAGHRVREMGPKFVIIKKGEHGAMFFSEYETYVLPAFPTEQVVDPTGAGDSFAGGMMGYLAECDNFEPETLKMAMAYGILVASFNVEGFGLERMQQISRKDIDERMTEYKKMLNF
- a CDS encoding carboxylesterase family protein, which codes for MNSILRAMIVLTVCKVGTVCGEENHSKFSEEITKEVGCPYLIVKPEDFDEQKKYPLIIFLHGRGESGDDLKLVNVHGPFDFVKQHKLPVMIVAPQTPIGVNWDIDMLSAFVDHVLEELPVDRGQVYLTGLSLGGFGTWELAARRPEVFAAIAPICGGGKPVQAELIQEIPLWAFHGAKDPVVPLKSTTDMINALYNLGSAPRLTVYPDAGHDSWTETYNNLMLYDWLLSQKKEK
- the nadC gene encoding carboxylating nicotinate-nucleotide diphosphorylase — protein: MREFQQIEWDSELQHDCRQIVRLALAEDLNGQQDWTTVALVPAERQGAASIVARDPGVAAGLVTIELVLSEAKAEMEVELRVQDSQSFTAGTTLAVLSGNVRDILTLERTILNLLGRMMGIATLTSRFVQEVADTKAKVYDTRKTTPGWRRLEKYAVHCGGGSNHRMGLYDAVLIKDNHLAQRSGKPVATAEDAAAAVLEASQFLESSQNAAQSNLIVEIEVDSLEQLAAVLPMHPDVILLDNMDSSQLRTAVTMRDDIAPTVELEASGGVRLETIRELAETGVDRISSGALTHSARGLDIGLDWHP
- a CDS encoding glutamine--tRNA ligase/YqeY domain fusion protein, coding for MPTDPSPTAEKPASRNFIEQIIDADLADNKNVEVHTRFPPEPNGYLHIGHAKSICLNFGLAQEYNGKFNLRFDDTNPAKEEQEYVDSILDDVRWLGANWEDRLFFASDYFDQLHDWAVELIKAGKAYVCDLTADQMRDYRGTLTEPGKNSPFRDRTVEENLELFAKMKAGEFADGTHTLRAKIDMAAPNINLRDPVMYRIKHAHHHRTGDTWCIYPSYDYTHGQSDSIEGITYSICTLEFENHRPLYDWFCESLAIHHPRQIEFARLNLTYTVMSKRKLLQLVNEGHVSGWDDPRMPTIRGLRRRGYTPEAIQAFCERIGVAKFNSTIDMAWLEDAIREDLNEKALRALAVLNPIKVILTNIEPGSSIDVEAPNHPQNPEAGMRKVPLMREILIEAEDFMEDAPKKFFRLRPGGEVRLRCAGIIRCDEVIKDDAGNVTELRCTFDPDHSRKVKGTIHWVSAERALSAEVRLYDHLCAVENPENVSEGQTFLDNLNPNSLQTITAFVEPSLNEAMPGTHIQFERLGYFFVDPVDSAPEKPVFNRTATLRDSWAKMK
- a CDS encoding ComEA family DNA-binding protein, whose amino-acid sequence is MTDSTPRPWIKPRDQASLLAVVASLLVMMASYWVYKGGHEGRLIDIDRADPLQASYLVNVNEADWPELLQLPGLGETMARRIISDRLQHGPFRSVEQLDRVNGIGPRTMERLRPFLMPIPVDTDWAVNSTDEIEIRN